One Kitasatospora sp. MAP12-44 DNA segment encodes these proteins:
- a CDS encoding beta-ketoacyl-ACP synthase III, translated as MTIGLPDPLRRPGPPPGRSAVIVGVGAYVPPDLVTNADLVERLDTSDEWIRTRTGIATRHYVAPGVATSDLAVEAGRRALKSADDSQVDAVVLATTTPDHPCPATAPAVASRLGLGGVAAFDVSAVCTGFLYGLATASGLIASGVAQRVLLIAADAFTSIIDPDDRTTAVIFADGAGAVVLRAGQADEPGAVGPIVLGSDGELSELITVPAGGSRQRSSTEAPQPGDQYFKMAGRATYRHAVERMTETSLQAVGAAGWFPGQIDKFAAHQANGRILEAVAERLGIEPERRLSNIERVGNTGAASIPLLLSQADENGELKAGDRVLLTAFGGGLAWGAATVTWPDLAG; from the coding sequence ATGACCATCGGACTGCCGGACCCCTTGCGCCGCCCGGGCCCGCCGCCCGGACGCTCCGCCGTCATCGTCGGCGTCGGCGCGTACGTGCCGCCGGACCTGGTCACCAACGCCGACCTGGTCGAGCGCCTGGACACCTCCGACGAGTGGATCCGCACCCGCACCGGCATCGCCACCCGGCACTACGTCGCCCCCGGCGTCGCCACCTCCGACCTGGCGGTGGAGGCCGGCCGGCGCGCCCTCAAGTCCGCCGACGACTCGCAGGTCGACGCGGTGGTGCTGGCCACCACCACACCCGACCACCCCTGCCCGGCCACCGCACCCGCGGTGGCCTCCCGCCTCGGCCTCGGCGGGGTGGCGGCCTTCGACGTCTCGGCGGTCTGCACCGGCTTCCTCTACGGGCTGGCCACCGCGTCCGGCCTGATCGCCTCCGGGGTGGCTCAGCGGGTCCTGCTGATCGCCGCCGACGCCTTCACCTCGATCATCGACCCGGACGACCGCACCACCGCCGTGATCTTCGCGGACGGCGCCGGCGCGGTGGTGCTGCGGGCCGGCCAGGCGGACGAGCCCGGCGCGGTCGGCCCGATCGTGCTCGGCAGCGACGGTGAACTCAGCGAGCTGATCACCGTCCCGGCCGGCGGCTCGCGCCAGCGCTCGTCCACCGAGGCGCCCCAGCCGGGCGACCAGTACTTCAAGATGGCCGGCCGGGCCACCTACCGCCACGCGGTGGAGCGGATGACCGAGACCTCGCTCCAGGCGGTCGGCGCGGCCGGCTGGTTCCCCGGCCAGATCGACAAGTTCGCCGCGCACCAGGCCAACGGCCGGATCCTGGAGGCGGTCGCCGAGCGGCTGGGCATCGAGCCCGAGCGGCGGCTGTCCAACATCGAGCGGGTCGGCAACACCGGCGCCGCCTCCATCCCGCTGCTGCTCTCGCAGGCCGACGAGAACGGCGAACTCAAGGCCGGCGACCGGGTGCTGCTCACCGCCTTCGGCGGCGGGCTGGCCTGGGGCGCCGCCACGGTGACCTGGCCCGACCTGGCCGGCTGA
- a CDS encoding VlmB-like protein codes for MTNPVAHEAGWDTAPGLLDGAKELTLGPEDCNLAYWFTEVAQGTLRDRGATGHHKDAGIPEFLKRPGPLREALVLEFGFRGLSEEIATRLLAHYVAAAPGMPELEFYTTQLVDEARHARVFRNHLVELGMPEATLLKDIDAMAADYRRQILQPVEDFTLEIVRDQGDFAGGVAVFAIVIEGVLAPAAELSERKWTPLSPATGEISRGTAIDEIRHLTVASTILRDHLVKHPEYRPRLMEILKAGVKLWDELPDRQFVIHREELFQQGMAEHADKIGDYEVWPGVRLLDTTPDQRYDMAEQWTDEMAESRMAYMGLPVEVLSSSGGDTV; via the coding sequence ATGACCAACCCCGTTGCACACGAGGCAGGGTGGGACACCGCCCCGGGGCTGTTGGACGGCGCCAAGGAGCTCACCCTCGGCCCCGAGGACTGCAATCTCGCCTACTGGTTCACCGAGGTCGCCCAGGGCACCCTGCGCGACCGCGGCGCCACCGGCCACCACAAGGACGCCGGGATCCCCGAGTTCCTGAAGCGCCCCGGTCCGCTGCGCGAGGCGCTGGTCCTGGAGTTCGGTTTCCGCGGGCTCTCCGAGGAGATCGCCACCCGGCTGCTGGCCCACTATGTCGCCGCCGCGCCCGGCATGCCCGAGCTGGAGTTCTACACCACCCAGCTGGTCGACGAGGCCCGGCACGCCCGGGTCTTCCGCAACCACCTGGTCGAGCTCGGCATGCCCGAGGCGACGCTGCTCAAGGACATCGACGCGATGGCCGCCGACTACCGGCGCCAGATCCTCCAGCCGGTGGAGGACTTCACCCTGGAGATCGTCCGCGACCAGGGCGACTTCGCGGGCGGCGTGGCGGTGTTCGCCATCGTCATCGAGGGCGTGCTCGCCCCGGCCGCCGAGCTCAGCGAGCGCAAGTGGACCCCGCTCTCGCCGGCCACCGGGGAGATCTCCCGCGGCACCGCGATCGACGAGATCCGCCACCTCACGGTGGCCAGCACGATCCTGCGCGACCACCTGGTGAAGCACCCGGAGTACCGCCCGCGGCTGATGGAGATCCTCAAGGCCGGCGTCAAGCTCTGGGACGAGCTGCCGGACCGGCAGTTCGTCATCCACCGCGAGGAGCTCTTCCAGCAGGGCATGGCCGAGCACGCCGACAAGATCGGCGACTACGAGGTCTGGCCCGGCGTCCGGCTCCTGGACACCACCCCGGACCAGCGCTACGACATGGCCGAGCAGTGGACCGACGAGATGGCCGAGAGCCGGATGGCCTACATGGGCCTGCCGGTGGAAGTTCTCAGCAGCAGCGGAGGCGACACGGTATGA
- a CDS encoding flavin reductase family protein codes for MSTAAAPRTAAAGRYTADGPQRREAMQQLACPVSVLTVSHGERLHGSTISSVTLISNSPLILGAALKAGSVMAELALAEGRFAINVLAGGQDSTALWFANSSRPDGARQFDGLGWQPSRYAAAPLLDGALAHYDCRVTGCYRVGDHEVLLGTVVYADTVDGAPLLSYAGGLFAGPLPVPAAGSGISRTRKENAEL; via the coding sequence ATGAGCACCGCCGCCGCGCCGCGCACCGCAGCAGCCGGGCGGTACACCGCCGACGGGCCGCAGCGGCGCGAGGCGATGCAACAACTGGCCTGCCCCGTTTCCGTGCTGACTGTCAGTCATGGTGAGCGACTGCACGGCAGCACGATCAGCTCGGTGACCCTGATCTCCAACAGCCCGCTGATCCTCGGGGCCGCCCTGAAGGCCGGCTCGGTGATGGCGGAACTCGCCCTCGCCGAGGGCCGGTTCGCGATCAACGTGCTGGCCGGCGGGCAGGACTCCACCGCCCTCTGGTTCGCCAACAGCTCGCGCCCCGACGGCGCCCGCCAGTTCGACGGCCTCGGCTGGCAGCCCTCCCGCTACGCGGCCGCGCCGCTGCTCGACGGCGCGCTCGCCCACTACGACTGCCGGGTCACCGGCTGCTACCGGGTCGGGGACCACGAGGTGCTGCTCGGCACCGTCGTGTACGCCGACACGGTGGACGGCGCCCCGCTGCTCAGCTACGCCGGCGGCCTGTTCGCAGGTCCGCTCCCGGTCCCCGCGGCGGGGTCCGGGATCAGTCGCACCAGGAAGGAGAACGCGGAGCTATGA
- a CDS encoding SRPBCC family protein, with translation MRHVELNALVRSDRAEDVFAAVLRWERYPELAPHVRATTVHSTLPEPVGSSSWELHFRSGLLRWTEADHFFTDLLQIRFEQTDGDFDSFVGRWEVRQDGDDVEVHFEADFDFGIPSLEGILDPIAERVIRETVAWAVTGLFADTAILGDVEIGPKDVAAAAH, from the coding sequence GTGCGACACGTTGAACTGAACGCCCTGGTGCGCTCCGACCGCGCGGAGGACGTCTTCGCGGCCGTCCTGCGCTGGGAGCGCTACCCCGAGCTGGCCCCGCACGTGCGGGCCACCACCGTGCACTCCACCCTGCCCGAGCCGGTGGGCAGTTCCAGCTGGGAGCTGCACTTCCGCAGCGGCCTGCTGCGCTGGACGGAGGCGGACCACTTCTTCACCGACCTGCTGCAGATCCGCTTCGAGCAGACCGACGGCGACTTCGACAGCTTCGTCGGTCGCTGGGAGGTGCGCCAGGACGGCGACGACGTCGAGGTGCACTTCGAGGCCGACTTCGACTTCGGCATCCCCAGCCTGGAGGGCATCCTCGACCCGATCGCCGAGCGCGTCATCCGGGAGACCGTGGCCTGGGCGGTGACCGGGCTCTTCGCCGACACCGCCATCCTCGGCGACGTCGAGATCGGTCCCAAGGACGTCGCGGCAGCAGCCCACTGA
- a CDS encoding aminotransferase class III-fold pyridoxal phosphate-dependent enzyme, producing the protein MTDLQTAPLGTGPVDTEEEILGLYRAHLSKGRATLAELFGSHMEVESTGAWLTTSDGERFLNAGGYGVFIMGARHPIVMEAVLRQLNTHPTATRILLEPTVARAAEALVSVTPEGLDRVHFSLSGAEAVETGLKLARANGYKRTVSMRGGYHGKTLGALSATAKEVYQAPFRPLLPDCTHIPFGDADVLRDELKAHPGEVCVILEPVQGEGGVIIPPKGYLKQVEELVREFDGFLILDEVQTGFGRLGEWWGLDTEGVRPDVLLAGKALGGGVVPVSAAIATRKAFKPFDKDPYVHTATFSGQPLLMAAVQGAIQAIQEERLVSKAMELGSRLLPRIKEIAYRNIPDLVVDVRGQGLLIGIELVEAGLAGELLIELFNHGVVANHSMNGSSVVRFTPPAILTDTDVEFLLDSFDKATRDLVSGSAKMPEGGN; encoded by the coding sequence GTGACCGACCTGCAGACCGCCCCGCTGGGCACCGGCCCGGTGGACACCGAGGAGGAGATCCTCGGCCTCTACCGCGCCCACCTCAGCAAGGGCCGGGCCACCCTCGCCGAGCTGTTCGGCAGCCACATGGAGGTGGAGTCCACCGGCGCCTGGCTGACCACCAGTGACGGCGAGCGGTTCCTGAACGCCGGCGGCTACGGCGTCTTCATCATGGGCGCCCGCCACCCGATCGTCATGGAGGCGGTGCTCCGCCAGCTCAACACCCACCCGACCGCCACCCGCATCCTGCTGGAGCCGACGGTGGCCCGCGCCGCCGAGGCGCTGGTCTCGGTCACCCCCGAGGGCCTGGACCGGGTGCACTTCTCGCTCTCCGGCGCCGAGGCGGTGGAGACCGGCCTCAAGCTGGCCCGCGCCAACGGGTACAAGCGCACCGTCTCGATGCGCGGCGGCTACCACGGCAAGACCCTCGGTGCCCTGTCGGCCACCGCCAAGGAGGTCTACCAGGCGCCGTTCCGCCCGCTGCTGCCGGACTGCACGCACATCCCGTTCGGCGACGCCGACGTGCTGCGCGACGAGCTGAAGGCGCACCCGGGCGAGGTCTGCGTGATCCTGGAGCCGGTCCAGGGTGAGGGCGGCGTGATCATCCCGCCCAAGGGCTACCTCAAGCAGGTCGAGGAGCTGGTCCGCGAGTTCGACGGCTTCCTGATCCTCGACGAGGTGCAGACCGGCTTCGGCCGGCTCGGCGAGTGGTGGGGCCTGGACACCGAGGGCGTGCGCCCCGACGTGCTGCTGGCCGGCAAGGCGCTGGGCGGCGGCGTGGTGCCGGTCTCGGCCGCCATCGCCACCCGGAAGGCCTTCAAGCCCTTCGACAAGGACCCGTACGTGCACACCGCCACCTTCTCCGGGCAGCCGCTGCTGATGGCGGCCGTCCAGGGCGCCATCCAGGCGATCCAGGAGGAGCGGCTGGTCTCCAAGGCGATGGAGCTCGGCTCGCGCCTGCTCCCGCGGATCAAGGAGATCGCCTACCGCAACATCCCCGACCTGGTCGTCGACGTCCGCGGCCAGGGTCTGCTGATCGGCATCGAGCTGGTCGAGGCAGGCCTGGCCGGGGAGTTGCTGATCGAGCTCTTCAACCACGGTGTCGTGGCCAACCACTCGATGAACGGCAGCTCGGTGGTGCGGTTCACCCCGCCGGCGATCCTGACCGACACCGACGTGGAGTTCCTCCTCGACTCTTTCGACAAGGCCACCCGCGACCTGGTCTCGGGTTCGGCCAAGATGCCAGAAGGCGGTAACTGA
- a CDS encoding acyl-CoA dehydrogenase family protein, which yields MRSLDTARDACERYHPGLVKALSDIPYAEREAPGSPVIDLFRANGGVALLVPAEYGGHGADPVEAVRVQRAVGALSPSLAAAVTMHHFTAAMLYSLADGTGRLTQAQLDLLHGVVPQQRVLASGWAEGRTQQNILTPAVTAVPVAGGYRLGGSKKPCSLARSMDTLTASIAVPGADGNPEMALALVPATSPGLTVHPFWGNDVLAAAESDEVQLADVFVPEDLVIRTSEEDPHRIDDLQTAGFVWFEMLISAGYAGAASALIEHVLDRGRGSASERAAAAIRVEASFALLEGAARAVRDGATGEEAVAQVLVARFAAQESLARAADQALELLGGLDFIRSSDHARLATAVRPLAFHPPSRGSAAEPLLAYFNGAPLELS from the coding sequence GTGCGCTCCCTCGACACCGCTCGCGATGCCTGCGAGCGGTACCATCCCGGGCTGGTCAAGGCCCTGTCCGACATCCCGTACGCCGAGCGTGAGGCCCCCGGCAGCCCGGTGATCGACCTGTTCCGGGCCAACGGCGGAGTCGCGCTGCTGGTCCCCGCCGAGTACGGCGGGCACGGGGCCGACCCGGTGGAGGCGGTGCGGGTGCAGCGGGCCGTCGGCGCGCTGTCGCCCTCGCTGGCCGCCGCGGTGACGATGCACCACTTCACCGCCGCGATGCTCTACTCGCTCGCCGACGGCACCGGCCGGCTGACCCAGGCCCAGCTCGACCTGCTGCACGGCGTGGTGCCCCAGCAGCGGGTGCTGGCCTCCGGCTGGGCCGAGGGCCGCACCCAGCAGAACATCCTCACCCCGGCGGTCACCGCCGTCCCGGTGGCGGGCGGCTACCGGCTCGGCGGCTCCAAGAAGCCCTGCAGCCTGGCCCGTTCGATGGACACGCTGACCGCCAGCATCGCCGTGCCCGGCGCCGACGGGAACCCGGAGATGGCGCTGGCGCTGGTCCCCGCGACCTCGCCCGGCCTGACCGTGCACCCCTTCTGGGGCAACGACGTGCTGGCAGCCGCGGAGAGCGACGAGGTCCAGCTGGCCGATGTCTTCGTCCCCGAGGACCTGGTCATCCGCACCTCCGAGGAGGACCCGCACCGGATCGACGACCTGCAGACCGCCGGCTTCGTCTGGTTCGAGATGCTGATCTCGGCCGGCTACGCGGGCGCCGCCTCGGCGCTGATCGAGCATGTGCTGGACCGCGGCCGGGGCAGCGCGAGCGAACGGGCCGCCGCGGCGATCCGGGTCGAGGCGTCCTTCGCCCTGCTGGAGGGCGCCGCCCGCGCGGTGCGCGACGGCGCGACCGGCGAGGAGGCGGTGGCGCAGGTGCTGGTCGCCCGCTTCGCCGCCCAGGAGTCGCTGGCCAGGGCGGCCGACCAGGCGCTCGAACTGCTCGGCGGCCTGGACTTCATCCGCTCCTCGGACCACGCCCGACTCGCCACCGCGGTACGGCCGTTGGCCTTCCACCCGCCGTCCCGGGGCAGCGCGGCCGAGCCGCTGCTGGCCTACTTCAACGGCGCCCCGCTCGAACTCTCCTAA
- a CDS encoding aldehyde dehydrogenase, protein MLLDDSVDGREKPLRSYPLYIAGKDIEGDGWVYTVSARSLLEDVFTSVSLKRALEQDPDSEASQHPYVVGRCAIAGDAAIDLASEAAAAAAPGWAAVPLERRMRLGSLFREELLRRKDEFVDMLVSEAHPVKLARWELSCLLQVYSEESIQWYRQRMHTEFEHNGRRLIVRRQPDGVVGFNPPQNAPAPSAALAVLALMAGNAVVVRAPRSIALSTLWVLRDVVAPLLDEVGAPPGVLNVVCSNPKQTLDRWVESPLVNDIFYIGGSQEGLRFQEQCVANGTKPILELAGNDGIIVWEGANIKYAAEAITESFYGSGQICMVPNYVLVHPSIAEELIEEVKRQVATVRPGYPEDEDVLLSPVRRSEKFFGLLKDALDQGAELVTGGKRTEVDGTPSETGVFLQPTVLRVNGLAQARDFHVVRHETFFPLLPIVVPEPGDNDELLDSFIEFVNSNEYGLRNSLWARSAKVINAFVQRVTNGGLLKVNDSHIGFLPYLPSHGGTGLTGGVYGEANYPMLKTSHIQGVSIAHDVSPREAVFGS, encoded by the coding sequence ATGCTTCTTGACGATTCGGTGGACGGGCGGGAAAAGCCGCTCCGAAGCTATCCGCTGTATATCGCGGGAAAGGACATCGAAGGCGACGGCTGGGTCTACACGGTCAGTGCCAGGTCCTTGCTGGAGGACGTCTTCACCAGCGTCAGCCTGAAACGAGCACTGGAACAGGACCCGGATTCCGAGGCCAGCCAGCACCCGTACGTGGTGGGCCGGTGCGCCATCGCCGGCGACGCGGCCATCGACCTCGCCAGTGAGGCGGCGGCCGCCGCCGCCCCCGGCTGGGCAGCCGTCCCGCTGGAGCGCCGGATGCGCCTGGGCAGCCTGTTCCGCGAGGAACTGCTGCGCCGCAAGGACGAGTTCGTGGACATGCTGGTCTCCGAGGCGCACCCGGTGAAGCTGGCCCGCTGGGAGCTCAGCTGCCTGCTCCAGGTGTACAGCGAGGAGAGCATCCAGTGGTACCGCCAGCGGATGCACACCGAGTTCGAGCACAACGGCCGGCGCCTGATCGTCCGCCGCCAGCCGGACGGTGTGGTCGGCTTCAACCCGCCGCAGAACGCCCCGGCGCCCAGCGCGGCCCTCGCCGTGCTCGCCCTGATGGCCGGCAACGCGGTCGTGGTGCGCGCCCCGCGCAGCATCGCGCTGAGCACCCTGTGGGTGCTGCGTGACGTGGTGGCCCCGCTGCTCGACGAGGTCGGCGCGCCTCCCGGCGTGCTCAACGTGGTCTGCAGCAACCCCAAGCAGACCCTGGACCGCTGGGTGGAGAGCCCGCTGGTCAACGACATCTTCTACATCGGCGGCTCGCAGGAGGGCCTGCGCTTCCAGGAGCAGTGCGTCGCCAACGGCACCAAGCCGATCCTGGAGCTGGCCGGCAACGACGGGATCATCGTCTGGGAGGGCGCGAACATCAAGTACGCGGCCGAGGCGATCACCGAGTCCTTCTACGGCTCCGGCCAGATCTGCATGGTGCCCAACTACGTGCTGGTGCACCCCTCCATCGCCGAGGAGCTGATCGAGGAGGTCAAGCGCCAGGTGGCGACGGTCCGCCCGGGCTACCCGGAGGACGAGGACGTGCTGCTGTCGCCGGTGCGCCGCAGCGAGAAGTTCTTCGGCCTGCTGAAGGACGCGCTGGACCAGGGCGCCGAGCTGGTGACCGGCGGCAAGCGCACCGAGGTGGACGGCACCCCCTCGGAGACCGGCGTCTTCCTGCAGCCCACCGTGCTGCGGGTGAACGGCCTGGCGCAGGCCCGCGACTTCCACGTGGTGCGGCACGAGACCTTCTTCCCGCTGCTGCCGATCGTGGTCCCCGAGCCGGGCGACAACGACGAACTGCTCGACAGCTTCATCGAGTTCGTCAACTCCAACGAGTACGGCCTGCGCAACTCGCTGTGGGCGAGGTCCGCGAAGGTGATCAACGCCTTCGTCCAGCGGGTGACCAACGGCGGTCTGCTGAAGGTCAACGACTCGCACATCGGCTTCCTGCCCTACCTGCCCAGCCACGGCGGCACCGGGCTCACCGGCGGCGTCTACGGCGAGGCCAACTACCCGATGCTCAAGACCTCGCACATCCAGGGCGTCAGCATCGCCCACGACGTCAGCCCGCGCGAAGCGGTCTTCGGCTCCTGA
- a CDS encoding MmgE/PrpD family protein, with protein MAVLKELANWAAWLRPEDIPDRVRALAASQVLSQIASIRAGSVHTLGRRLTEAFGPPLQHDARLSACVLAGLGSFLNLDDTAYAGHLSNSTVAVPLAYAYDRRLGGADLLTAVVAANECAARITAAATLGPLRGHSAVHTHLAGAVSGRLHCEGADDAVWTSALGLAFAMPNWPLMRAFLASDARIFNTFTPVRTAMDACDGARVGLRGAVDIIEHPDGFLDRFSAVPLPDAVNAGLGERWHTETLSFKLHPGGPGVDAAVDCAAELRKELGPLHPDEIAEVVVEASLYTLFAGRKAAAYVTGPDSPLGALVLHTPYPVATALLNGELTVDDFTAPMINDRGRWQVADRVRLVHDPELTRALFASEAPFGEALRQAGDAAEPWLREFAGEHEAKLAVDAANSRVLGDFSASTKATGARVTVRLTDGRTVTRERLVPLAAAGPHTRAHHAELMREKFLEFGGSLAVADAAGELDGMSADDLQKWISAALG; from the coding sequence ATGGCCGTTCTCAAGGAACTCGCGAACTGGGCGGCGTGGCTGCGCCCCGAAGACATCCCCGACCGGGTCCGCGCGCTGGCGGCCAGCCAGGTGCTCTCCCAGATCGCCTCGATCCGGGCCGGCTCCGTGCACACGCTGGGCCGGCGGCTGACCGAGGCCTTCGGCCCGCCGCTGCAGCACGACGCCCGGCTCTCCGCCTGCGTGCTGGCCGGGCTCGGCTCGTTCCTCAACCTGGACGACACCGCCTACGCCGGCCACCTCTCCAACTCCACCGTCGCCGTCCCGCTCGCCTACGCCTACGACCGGCGGCTCGGCGGCGCGGACCTGCTCACCGCGGTGGTGGCGGCCAACGAGTGCGCGGCGCGGATCACCGCCGCGGCGACCCTGGGCCCGCTGCGCGGACACAGCGCGGTGCACACCCACCTGGCCGGCGCGGTGAGCGGCCGGCTGCACTGCGAGGGCGCCGACGACGCGGTGTGGACCAGTGCGCTCGGCCTGGCCTTCGCGATGCCCAACTGGCCGCTGATGCGGGCCTTCCTGGCCAGTGACGCGCGGATCTTCAACACCTTCACGCCGGTGCGCACCGCGATGGACGCGTGCGACGGCGCCCGGGTGGGCCTGCGCGGCGCGGTGGACATCATCGAGCACCCGGACGGCTTCCTGGACCGCTTCTCCGCCGTCCCGCTGCCGGACGCGGTCAACGCGGGCCTGGGCGAGCGCTGGCACACCGAGACGCTCTCCTTCAAGCTGCACCCCGGCGGCCCGGGGGTCGACGCGGCCGTGGACTGCGCCGCCGAGCTGCGCAAGGAGCTGGGCCCGCTGCACCCGGACGAGATCGCCGAGGTGGTCGTCGAAGCCTCGCTCTACACCCTCTTCGCCGGCCGTAAGGCCGCTGCCTACGTGACCGGTCCTGACTCACCGCTGGGCGCGCTGGTACTGCACACGCCGTACCCGGTGGCCACCGCGCTGCTCAACGGCGAGCTGACGGTCGACGACTTCACCGCGCCGATGATCAACGACCGGGGCCGCTGGCAGGTCGCCGACCGGGTCCGGCTGGTCCACGACCCCGAGCTGACCAGAGCGCTGTTCGCCTCCGAGGCGCCGTTCGGCGAGGCGCTGCGCCAGGCGGGTGACGCGGCCGAGCCCTGGCTGCGCGAGTTCGCCGGCGAGCACGAGGCCAAGCTCGCGGTCGACGCGGCCAACAGCCGGGTCCTGGGCGACTTCAGCGCCTCGACCAAGGCCACCGGCGCCCGGGTGACGGTCCGGCTCACCGACGGGCGCACGGTGACCCGGGAGCGGCTGGTCCCGCTGGCGGCGGCCGGCCCGCACACCCGGGCCCACCACGCCGAGCTGATGCGCGAGAAGTTCCTCGAATTCGGCGGCAGCCTGGCGGTGGCGGACGCCGCCGGGGAGCTGGACGGTATGTCGGCCGACGATCTCCAGAAGTGGATCAGCGCGGCGTTGGGTTGA